The following are encoded in a window of Brevibacillus ruminantium genomic DNA:
- a CDS encoding JAB domain-containing protein, translating into MNDKTATKAGHQPAKRVNIVSVKMVRESSLLYPQRRIRMAKDAVGLFRKFLEETDREQFFLLCLSTKNEPVAIHTVSVGSLDASIVHPREVFKAAVLANAASVIVAHNHPSGDPTPSREDIEVTRRLQEAGELLGIPVLDHIVVGMEGSFCSLKEKGYM; encoded by the coding sequence ATGAACGATAAAACCGCAACAAAAGCAGGGCATCAACCTGCCAAACGAGTCAACATCGTCTCGGTAAAGATGGTGCGGGAGTCAAGCCTGCTGTACCCGCAGAGAAGAATTCGCATGGCGAAAGATGCCGTTGGGCTCTTCCGGAAGTTTTTGGAGGAAACGGATCGGGAACAGTTTTTCCTGCTGTGCCTGTCGACCAAAAACGAGCCGGTTGCCATTCACACGGTTTCGGTGGGCTCCCTGGACGCGAGCATCGTACATCCCAGAGAAGTCTTTAAGGCCGCTGTTTTGGCGAACGCCGCTTCCGTCATCGTGGCGCACAACCATCCTTCCGGCGACCCTACGCCGAGCAGGGAAGACATTGAAGTGACACGGAGGCTTCAGGAGGCGGGCGAGCTGCTGGGCATTCCGGTGCTGGATCACATCGTTGTAGGAATGGAAGGCTCATTTTGCAGCCTGAAAGAAAAGGGGTACATGTAA
- a CDS encoding tyrosine-type recombinase/integrase, whose product MMYLFTEVVQKFLQHMQAIERSPETISGYSKDLEMFTRFMEKRYNGAFYIEEVKVSDLESFLEQLQKQGQAPASRSRRLYTLRSFFDYAYKKEFVKRNIALSVEPPKLQQKERTHLSESEVMQLVDAIEHPLIKLVVLTLYYTGLRISECLNLTLDTVDLDEKRIRVIAGKGNKDRTVPISDKLLPLLVEYVKKQRPKVSSNYFFATGKTGMLSPVYVNRVLGETVTKLKWKKKVTAHILRHSFASQLVKKEVNLVKIQKLLGHSSLKVTSIYTHSNIEELCEAVNVL is encoded by the coding sequence ATGATGTACCTGTTTACTGAAGTCGTCCAGAAATTTCTCCAGCACATGCAAGCGATTGAGCGGAGTCCTGAAACAATCAGTGGCTACTCCAAAGATTTAGAGATGTTTACTCGTTTTATGGAAAAAAGGTACAACGGGGCTTTTTACATCGAGGAGGTGAAGGTTAGTGACTTGGAGTCGTTCCTGGAGCAATTGCAAAAGCAAGGGCAAGCACCAGCTAGCCGTTCAAGAAGATTGTACACGCTTCGTTCATTCTTTGACTATGCCTACAAGAAGGAGTTTGTGAAGCGGAATATAGCGCTTTCTGTGGAACCGCCAAAGTTACAGCAAAAGGAGCGGACGCATCTGTCTGAATCCGAAGTCATGCAACTGGTCGATGCGATTGAACACCCGCTTATCAAACTTGTAGTCTTGACCTTGTACTACACAGGGCTGCGTATTTCTGAATGTCTGAATTTGACGTTAGACACAGTAGATTTAGACGAGAAGAGGATTCGTGTCATTGCGGGAAAAGGGAACAAGGATCGTACCGTTCCGATCTCGGACAAGCTACTTCCCTTATTGGTCGAATATGTTAAAAAGCAGCGGCCAAAGGTATCGTCCAATTACTTCTTTGCCACAGGCAAGACGGGAATGCTTTCTCCGGTATATGTGAACAGGGTGCTTGGCGAAACTGTTACCAAACTGAAGTGGAAAAAGAAAGTGACGGCACACATCCTGCGACATAGCTTTGCCAGCCAACTGGTGAAGAAGGAAGTGAACCTGGTCAAAATCCAGAAGCTGTTGGGGCATTCATCATTGAAAGTGACCAGTATTTATACGCACAGCAACATTGAGGAACTGTGCGAAGCAGTTAATGTATTGTAG
- a CDS encoding ribbon-helix-helix domain-containing protein: MFERHTGNLPLTEAQKRSGRDLITHGISWSSVPGHADVNGDDSEIEFGWEEDGEVETADEISSRHPATGQHGQASSDRPFSKIGDFRLPDHPYPGLRKRPEFDEQHKKLTIYVDRELMGTLHKLKKQRYFRSYSWLITEAIQFYLREKREDNEINK, encoded by the coding sequence ATGTTTGAACGACATACTGGAAATTTGCCCCTGACAGAAGCACAAAAGCGAAGTGGTCGGGATTTGATTACGCATGGCATTAGCTGGAGTTCAGTACCCGGACATGCAGATGTAAACGGCGATGATTCGGAAATCGAGTTCGGCTGGGAAGAAGACGGCGAAGTGGAAACAGCGGACGAAATTTCCTCCCGGCACCCGGCTACAGGGCAGCACGGACAGGCTAGTTCGGATCGACCGTTCTCAAAAATCGGCGATTTTCGTTTGCCCGACCATCCATACCCTGGCTTGCGCAAAAGACCGGAATTCGATGAACAGCACAAGAAGCTGACCATTTATGTGGATCGGGAACTGATGGGAACGCTTCACAAGCTGAAAAAACAAAGGTACTTTCGGAGCTACAGCTGGCTGATCACCGAGGCCATCCAGTTTTACCTGCGAGAGAAGCGGGAAGATAACGAAATCAACAAGTAG
- a CDS encoding DUF927 domain-containing protein, translated as MEVDTEVTGDSDLDEDTLDFDQEPAEVSLPAREVDDSDGQSLPIPASVPLSKKKTKSNWPHSSGEFRYGEFVGRGTDLFILKKDKSGKLKEKRFANLVFIKETQQNIDDGMYQIVLRYWFIDQWHELKIKRSQLQVNELTKLLDYGVDVPNHKVRHIAKFLSLHEDAAPLKKVHKKLGWAKHDGALVYKHQKMIGSNLPYSSEYVDDLSLQKGTYAGWKQVIEQEVLGYIPLEFALVCGFASPLISLIARFIDIEVLMFHIFGDSSQGKTSALRVFISPFALPSKQEGGLILQWHGTLNGLVAQIKEKHGIPITLDEASMNRMNNFTEFLYLLAEGREKARMTKEVEERKRESWSGIVFSTAEHSLKAKSNQNAGLSVRLQEIGNIKWTTSPDNAKKIKEGLFEHYGHAGPRFVEYLLRKGKDDIIERWKKWSTICCEKMEYKDGLSARIADRFALILATAELMNELFDFQVNIDGILAFLLKMDQENIESRDLGERAYQYLKQKVVEYQAHFIMDGAPPSRDCMGRITRHPGKGVEVEIMKEPFRRLIHEGGFDDSSVVLQSMKAKGYMDHEEKKLTRKRKIEPDKPRIDVHIFLFDDSLLEMLKREPLPSSFVTSKTKPVGKRRLDDAEDYTEVNVADLD; from the coding sequence ATGGAAGTGGATACAGAGGTCACCGGGGATTCAGACCTCGATGAAGATACTCTCGATTTTGATCAGGAGCCAGCAGAGGTATCCTTACCTGCCCGTGAGGTGGATGACTCGGACGGACAATCCCTGCCGATTCCTGCATCGGTACCGCTGTCTAAAAAGAAAACGAAGTCCAACTGGCCCCATTCATCTGGCGAGTTTCGTTACGGGGAATTTGTGGGGCGTGGCACTGACTTGTTTATATTGAAAAAGGACAAGAGTGGAAAATTGAAGGAAAAGCGGTTTGCAAATTTGGTGTTTATCAAAGAAACCCAACAGAACATTGACGATGGGATGTACCAGATCGTATTACGATATTGGTTTATAGATCAGTGGCATGAGTTGAAGATAAAGAGATCCCAGCTTCAAGTCAACGAATTAACGAAATTACTCGATTATGGTGTGGATGTACCCAACCATAAAGTCCGTCACATTGCAAAATTCTTATCTTTACATGAGGATGCCGCACCATTAAAGAAAGTTCACAAGAAGCTTGGGTGGGCCAAACACGATGGGGCTTTGGTTTATAAACATCAGAAGATGATAGGCTCCAATCTCCCGTATTCCTCTGAATATGTTGATGATCTATCGCTTCAAAAAGGAACGTATGCGGGGTGGAAGCAAGTCATTGAGCAAGAAGTGCTGGGATATATCCCCCTCGAATTTGCGCTAGTTTGCGGTTTTGCTTCCCCTCTGATTTCTCTCATTGCCCGGTTCATCGATATCGAGGTGCTAATGTTTCATATCTTTGGCGATTCTAGTCAAGGGAAGACGTCTGCTTTGCGGGTCTTTATCTCTCCGTTTGCCCTTCCTTCCAAACAGGAAGGGGGGCTCATCCTCCAATGGCACGGCACATTAAACGGGTTGGTTGCCCAGATTAAGGAAAAGCATGGTATACCTATCACATTAGACGAAGCATCCATGAATCGAATGAATAACTTCACTGAATTTTTGTATCTTTTGGCCGAGGGACGCGAGAAAGCACGGATGACCAAAGAGGTTGAGGAGCGTAAACGTGAATCTTGGAGCGGCATCGTGTTTTCGACTGCGGAACACTCGCTGAAAGCTAAATCGAACCAAAATGCCGGGCTTTCGGTTCGGTTACAGGAAATCGGGAATATAAAGTGGACAACTTCCCCAGATAATGCAAAAAAAATCAAAGAAGGACTGTTTGAACACTACGGTCATGCAGGACCCAGGTTTGTTGAATATCTTCTACGTAAAGGCAAGGACGACATCATTGAACGATGGAAGAAATGGTCGACGATTTGCTGCGAAAAAATGGAATACAAAGACGGCTTGTCGGCACGTATCGCAGACCGATTTGCGCTCATCCTCGCTACGGCTGAATTGATGAATGAATTGTTTGATTTTCAGGTAAACATCGACGGCATTCTGGCGTTCTTGCTGAAAATGGATCAGGAGAATATCGAAAGTCGTGATCTCGGCGAGCGGGCGTACCAGTATCTGAAGCAAAAGGTCGTTGAATATCAGGCGCATTTTATCATGGATGGGGCTCCCCCCAGTCGAGATTGCATGGGGAGAATTACTCGTCATCCTGGCAAAGGGGTCGAAGTCGAGATTATGAAAGAGCCATTTCGCAGGCTAATTCATGAAGGTGGATTCGACGACAGTTCTGTGGTGCTTCAAAGCATGAAAGCAAAAGGTTATATGGATCACGAAGAAAAAAAGCTGACAAGAAAACGGAAAATTGAACCCGATAAACCACGCATCGATGTACACATTTTCTTGTTTGACGATTCTTTGCTGGAGATGCTGAAAAGGGAACCACTCCCCTCCTCATTTGTTACCAGCAAAACGAAGCCAGTCGGTAAACGACGTTTGGATGATGCCGAGGATTACACAGAGGTAAATGTGGCGGATCTGGATTAA
- a CDS encoding DUF960 family protein, protein MVERKLFSSDRYVTRGVNEAIPFELQQMLWSILEKRQERGDQLDHLQIFELSAEWVDGEPLQKVLNRQEQPFHEEVFFVDHTENLAIGVTVWIIDSGTYSTALLPEEY, encoded by the coding sequence ATGGTAGAGCGGAAATTGTTTTCTTCAGACAGATACGTGACACGCGGGGTCAATGAAGCTATTCCCTTTGAACTGCAACAGATGTTGTGGAGCATTCTGGAGAAACGGCAGGAACGCGGTGATCAGCTCGATCATCTCCAAATTTTCGAACTCTCCGCCGAGTGGGTGGACGGAGAGCCGTTGCAGAAGGTCTTGAACCGACAGGAGCAGCCTTTCCATGAAGAAGTGTTTTTCGTCGACCATACCGAAAATCTGGCGATCGGCGTAACGGTTTGGATCATTGATTCCGGTACTTACAGTACGGCCTTGCTGCCCGAAGAATATTGA